One window of the Chitinispirillum alkaliphilum genome contains the following:
- a CDS encoding putative membrane protein codes for MTLLDSYDVIVVGGGPGGICAAAAASLQGASTLLVERYGFLGGMATAGLVNPFMAYKDENDVYSNRIFNEIIKRLSSNNALCKEGYVFDDEMLKVILDELMRDCGVDVLFHSFLTDVTVEEGEITQAHFAGKSGRMSLSAGIFIDSTGDGDLANASGVPFSIGREEDNACQPMSLCFRVSGITGNPDPIRLGKELTLLLNEAKKENVVVQPREDVLLFRTLSPGTYHFNTTRILQKLGTCSKDLTDAEIEGRRQTFELFNLFKQGSPRFENAFVSKIACQIGVRETRRIKGEYTITDEDILSARKFPDGISRSNYPLDIHNPVGSGTILKAVPENDYYEVPYRCLIPEGIDNLLIGSRCISSSHTAHSSLRVMPVVAGIGEAAGLAAALAGQLGLAPSELDGSELKRKILTEELKFKEPMM; via the coding sequence ATGACGCTTCTTGACAGCTACGATGTTATTGTTGTTGGCGGTGGACCGGGGGGGATCTGTGCAGCAGCTGCCGCATCGCTCCAGGGTGCATCAACACTTCTTGTTGAAAGATATGGTTTTTTAGGCGGGATGGCCACCGCAGGTTTGGTCAACCCGTTTATGGCCTATAAAGATGAAAACGATGTGTATTCAAACAGGATTTTTAATGAGATAATCAAACGTCTCTCATCCAACAACGCCTTATGCAAAGAGGGCTATGTGTTTGATGACGAAATGCTCAAAGTCATTCTCGATGAACTCATGAGAGACTGCGGTGTGGATGTCTTGTTTCATTCTTTTCTTACAGATGTCACTGTCGAAGAGGGTGAGATTACCCAGGCTCACTTTGCAGGAAAATCAGGACGGATGAGTTTGTCCGCTGGAATTTTTATCGACTCCACAGGGGATGGAGATCTTGCAAATGCTTCAGGCGTACCATTTTCAATCGGCAGAGAGGAAGACAACGCCTGTCAACCAATGTCCCTTTGCTTCAGGGTTTCAGGTATAACCGGTAATCCTGATCCGATCAGACTTGGAAAAGAATTAACCCTGCTTCTCAATGAAGCAAAAAAGGAAAATGTGGTTGTTCAACCGCGGGAAGATGTACTTCTTTTCAGGACCCTTTCACCCGGCACATACCATTTCAACACCACGCGCATTCTCCAGAAACTCGGCACCTGTTCAAAAGATTTGACCGATGCAGAAATTGAAGGCAGACGACAAACCTTCGAACTCTTTAACCTGTTTAAACAGGGCTCTCCCCGTTTTGAAAATGCATTTGTGTCAAAAATCGCATGTCAGATCGGAGTTCGGGAAACCCGCCGCATAAAAGGGGAATACACCATAACCGATGAGGATATATTAAGTGCAAGGAAATTTCCCGATGGTATCTCCAGAAGCAATTATCCGCTGGACATTCATAATCCGGTAGGATCTGGAACGATTCTTAAAGCGGTACCGGAAAATGATTACTATGAGGTGCCTTACAGATGCTTAATCCCCGAGGGGATAGACAACCTTCTTATCGGATCGAGGTGTATCAGTTCAAGTCATACCGCTCATTCTTCTTTACGGGTAATGCCGGTGGTTGCCGGAATTGGAGAAGCTGCAGGATTAGCAGCGGCACTTGCCGGGCAGTTAGGGCTCGCACCATCAGAACTTGACGGTTCAGAGCTAAAGCGTAAAATTTTAACTGAAGAACTGAAGTTCAAAGAACCAATGATGTAA